The Maniola hyperantus chromosome 25, iAphHyp1.2, whole genome shotgun sequence genome segment ggacacgcacctctaacttttcggagttatatgcgttttcgtggttttaattaataataataaataataaaataataaataatttttatttcaggcaatgaaaatacaacccataacaatatacacagtatgaagcggattaaattaatattagaattgattagaatataatataaatgtaaaaaaatggcgctaacaattaaaaaaaaataaatctaagtaaaggtgttattGTCGCACCGATGCAGGTTGGACCAATGCTTTGTAAAAGGATTACTAAGGTCCTCTACAACAGCACACAAGATAGCGTTTGTACTGTGTGTCAGTCTTTTCCAGAAGGATGCCGTCCTTGCTCGGAGTATGGCGAAGAAGTCAGGGACTCTTGCAGCAGCAAACATAGCTTTAGCACTGCAGAAACGCGGGTGCTTCATTAGGATGCGGAAGGCGTTGTTATATTGTACCCTAAGTGCATTATAGCTGCGCTTGGTAAACTTTGTCCACAGCTGACATGTGTAGAAACATTGACAAAAAGCTTTAAATAACGTCACCTTCACATCATCGGAGCAACGAGCGAATCTGCGCGCTATCATGTTAGCCCGTACCGAAAGAGCCCTGCGCTCCCTCTCCATATCTCTGTCATCTTTTATGTCTTCTGATAAAATATGGCCCAAATATTTAAAGCTCTTGACAACCCGAACCGACGACCCATTCAGATATACCGGCGGAACGGTCTCCGGACCCTTGCCCGCTTTGAAGACGAGCATTTCAGTTTTTGCTACATTATATTTGAGAGCATGTTCTGTAGCAAACTGCTCACAAATATTGAGCAGTTTCCTAAGTCCATTTATTGAGGGGCTGAGGAGCACCATGTCATCAGCGTAGCTCAAATTGTTAACACAGATGTTACCAATATGGCAACCGACTTTGGTACTTCTCAGCCTCCCGATAAGGTCATTCATATAAAGGTTAAATAGGTCCGGAGACGTTAGCCCTCCTTGACGAACGCCACACTCTAGTCTGTATTCACTAGAGAGTGCATCGCCCCATTTTACGTAGTTAGTTTGGTTCTCGTACCAAAATCTCCACAGATTCATTAATTCTTTTGGTACGTGTCTATCAAGTTTACGCCATAGTATTTTGTAATTAACGAGGTCAAATGCCCGGCTTAGATCTAGAAAACATGCATATACTGAAGTATCTCTATTAACATAATAGTTTACAGTATATTTGAGACTTAAAATAGCCGAATCTGTGGAGAGTCCGGCACGAAAACCAAACTGAGCATCGTCAATATTAAAATTCCTGGTCAGTTCGGGTTGTAAGAGCCTTTCCAAGATTTTTCCGACCACAGTACCTAACGATATGGGTCTATAGTTGGTAAGGTTAGACAGATCGCCGGTTCTATTTTTTACGATGGGGGCTACTACCGTTTTCATAAGGCCCTGTGGTAAATAACTGTGCTTTAAGCATAACTTGAATATAATGGACAAGACCCGATAAACTTCATCACTGGCATAGAGTATGTGCTCAATGCTGAGGCCATCGTGTCCCGGAGACTTGCCACGCTTTATACATCTTACAGTTTGCGCAATGTTATCTGGAGTGAAAATATTATTCAGATCAACAGACGAGTTCTGCTGCAAGGATGTATCGGACACAATGGTCTCAACATTTTGTTCACTACCCACTTCCATAGGTTGCactttaaaatggttagcaaacatGTCCGCGATTCTATTCGGGTCCTGTTCATTATTCACAGATACGGGTAGGACATCCTTATGTTGGAGGTTTTTGGTGGCCTTCcaaaattttggaaaattcttctTATCTCTATTTTCAGCTATTTTATCCATCTTTATCATTTCTTGGTTTCTTTGGcaccattttaatttgtttttaaatatttttctaaattttaacatattttcatatatatatCCATGATCCGGTTTACCAACGTCAACCCACCAACTAAAATATAGTCTAGCTTGTTCGTGGCTTAATTTTACATGATAGTTCCAGCCAGCGATCTGTCTACCCTTATTTCCTGCACCGCTACGAGAACAACTTAACTCGGCTCCAGCCTGTAAAATACTTACCACTTCATTATACATATTGTCAATAGTAAGCTTACACTCTAAAATATCACAGTTATTTTTATCACAGCTATCGAAATGACTAGTATAAGTACTAActagttttaattttctaaaacaATATTCTCCGTATTGATTAATCTGGTCAAGATTTCTATTATTCCAGAGAATTTTGCTATTGTTACGGGTATTGCCTATGTtacattctattttttttacaatgacGTCAATATTAATATCTATCAGTAGCGGAAAGTGGTCTGACCAGTGTACGTCATTGACAACATTTATACCTTTTATCATTTTAAACGCCGCCTCCGTGCCTAAACAGTGGTCAAGCCATCTTCTTGAGCCACTCGACTCACACATAAAAGTGTAAGTATTGGAGTTCAAACCCAATAGATCCACATCCGCACACACCCAAGACTCGGCCGAACAGAATTCAAAAAGTTCCCGTCCGAAGCGGGCGCAAGGGTGCGCATTAAAGTCGCCCAAAGCAAACACAACTTCTATATTACTGTCACTAACAATGGCATTAAGTTGCGCGAGACAGCTCGTAAACTCAATTAAATCATCTACTTTATCACTATCACAGGGCATATAAATACTAAATACTAACATATCACAATTATGGGTCTTAATTTTAACCGCAATTAATCGGTCACTGTTACAATCCACTATAGTGACATCTGGAAAGAGCGATCTGCGCCACATTAACGCTAGCCCTCCGTACGGCCTGCCACGCAACACGCCGGCAGAGGTGTCTACCGAAGATTTCGAGTAACAGCTAAAATCTTTATCAATTTCATTTATGAAATTAATGTCATGTGGCAGCAGCCACGTTTCTTGGAGGGCTATTATGTCAACGTTTTGACATAAGTGGCGTACATGCTGCGCAGACCGCTTTACGGACTTACAGTTGAAGGACGCAATAGTTACgtaattgtaattattttcgGGCGTACTATCCATTGAGTTTGTTGTTAGTGGCGGCAACGCTTTGCGCATTACGGTCTCTGAAGCGACGAAATACTAAGCCCTGAGGCCAAAAATTACTGTTCAAGAAGGTGCTCAGCTGGCTGCTAGACACCACTATTTTATAAGAATTAAAATCAACGTCacgattttgttttaataactCGACGCTGAAGCACTCTTGATTCATGTCTTTAATATGATTTTTAATGTCGTCTTCGGTGGTACTCTTTTTAGCCCGAGACAAGTAAATGGCACTTTTGGATTCGCTCACCAAAATTCGGGCCGAGTTCTGCAATGTACCAcgcatatttttaagtttagttttcttACGAACCACTAACTTAAAATCGTCATCGGTGACGGTGGCAGAAATATTTGTTTCACGAGCGGCCGTCGGAGATTTCGTTGCCACGCGATCATGACCCGAACGGCGAGCTTGCGTAGTGTTTGTACTCGCCTGCCGCCGCGGTCGATGCACAATATCACGATAGGTCGGAGTGAACACATTCTCGACGGAGCTCGCACGGTTGTAGTGTGGTACAAGTACAGGCGACAGTGCCTGTTTGTCAGTCGGtgttgaaattattttcttaggTATCACA includes the following:
- the LOC117993993 gene encoding uncharacterized protein; the protein is MASNLIVNEFLTFVQNKVDCLDELSIVQICISSFSDEEIESGKNVLFENTGGVSRNIQRKGEDKKKKNVKDVIKRLKETDPTLQPIFVAKDLNRLPPVTFEHVDVTRLLKDLTTMKCELQDIRNETVSKKEFTQFQTKISSDISQLLTCFKKPDQMTPPKSRDPSVIPKKIISTPTDKQALSPVLVPHYNRASSVENVFTPTYRDIVHRPRRQASTNTTQARRSGHDRVATKSPTAARETNISATVTDDDFKLVVRKKTKLKNMRGTLQNSARILVSESKSAIYLSRAKKSTTEDDIKNHIKDMNQECFSVELLKQNRDVDFNSYKIVVSSSQLSTFLNSNFWPQGLVFRRFRDRNAQSVAATNNKLNG